Below is a genomic region from Streptomyces sp. RPA4-2.
TTCGCCTACAACGTGGCGGCGCTGCCGCTCGCCGCGGCCGGACTCCTCAATCCCATGATCGCGGGGGCCGCGATGGCCTTCTCGTCCGTGTTCGTGGTGACGAACAGCCTTCGACTCAGGACATTCTCATGACGACGGAGTAAGAGTCCCCCTAGAGTCCAACGGGAGCCTCACATAAGCTCTTCACAAGGCTCGCGCATCTTCCTTACGCTTGGCCCCCGATTCCCGTATCGGGGCTCTTGCGTATCTTCAGGACATACGCAAGAGACACAGATCACAGTGATGTGAACGTAACCAGCGAAGGGGTTCGTGAGTCTAAGTTGGCGATGCCAGAGACGTCTTGGGGGGCGTTTCTGACATCTGGGGATGTCTTGGGGGACGTTCCCGGAACTGCGTTGCCGGGGCACGTACAGCGGGGAGCTTTGAGCGGCCCTCCCGTCGGTACGGGTCCCGGCAGATCGCACCGGAGCGCGTGCGGGAGCACGCGGTAGCACGAAGAGTTCTGCTCGTTTTGCTCGCAGCGATTCAGGCGCTGTCCACAGACGCCCGGCCGGATCCCGTGGGGGGAATCCGCACCGGGACAAGGAAAGCGCCCTGACTGCCGGCCCGTGGGGGGACCGGTAGCAGGGCGCTTTCCGTTTTGCTGGTTCTGTTCGGTTCGCTCGGTTTCGAACCCTTCGTACGGCTATGCCCGTACGAAGATGATCAGCGAGCCTCGACCGGCACGAAGTCGCGCTCGACGACACCCGTGTAGATCTGGCGCGGGCGGCCGATGCGGGAGCCGGGCTCCTTGATCATCTCGTGCCACTGGGCGATCCAGCCCGGGAGGCGGCCGAGGGCGAACAGGACCGTGAACATCTCGGTCGGGAAGCCCATGGCGCGGTAGATCAGACCCGTGTAGAAGTCCACGTTCGGGTAGAGGCTGCGCGAGACGAAGTAGTCGTCGGAGAGCGCGTGCTCCTCCAGCTTGAGGGCGATGTCCAGCAGCTCGTCGGACTTGCCGAGCGCCGAGAGGACATCGTGCGCCGCCGCCTTGATGATCTTCGCCCGGGGGTCGAAGTTCTTGTAGACGCGGTGCCCGAAGCCCATCAGGCGGACGCCGTCCTCCTTGTTCTTCACCTTGCGGATGAAGGAGTCGACGTCGCCGCCGGAGGCCTGGATGCCCTCGAGCATCTCCAGCACGGACTGGTTGGCGCCACCGTGCAGCGGACCCCAGAGGGCGGAGATGCCGGCGGAGATCGAGGCGAACATGTTCGCCTGCGAGGAGCCCACCAGGCGCACGGTGGAGGTCGAACAGTTCTGCTCGTGGTCCGCGTGCAGGATGAGCAGCTTGTCGAGCGCGGAGACGACGACCGGGTCGAGCTCGTACTCCTGGGCGGGGACCGAGAAGGTCATGCGCAGGAAGTTCTCGACGTACCCGAGGTCGTTGCGCGGGTAGACGAAGGGGTGGCCGATCGACTTCTTGTAGGCGTACGCCGCGATCGTCGGAAGCTTGGCCAGCAGGCGGATCGTCGAGAGGTGCCGCTGCTTCTCGTCGAACGGGTTGTGGCTGTCCTGGTAGAACGTCGACAGGGCGCTGACCACCGACGACAGCATCGCCATCGGGTGCGCGTCGCGCGGGAAGCCCTGGAAGAAGCGCTTGACGTCCTCGTGCAGCAGGGTGTGCTGCGTGATCTCGTTCTTGAAGGTGGAGAGCTCGTCCACGTTCGGCAGTTCGCCGTTGATCAGCAGCGAGGCCACCTCCAGGAAGGTGGAGCGCTCGGCCAGCTGCTCGATCGGGTAGCCGCGGTACCGGAGGATGCCCTGCTCACCGTCGAGATAGGTGATCGCGGATTTGTAGGCGGCGGTGTTGCCGTACCCGCTGTCCAGCGTCACCAGCCCGGTCTGGGCGCGGAGCTTCCCGATGTCGAAGCCCTTGTCGCCGACGCTGCTGTCGATCACCGGGTAGGTGTACTCGCCATCGCCGTACCGCAGTACTACAGAGTTGTCGCTCACGTCATCCCTCACCGACGTTGTGCCTCTTCTTCGAGGTGCCCTGACTGTCTCTACCATCCCCCATTTGGCCCTGGAGAGTGCACTCGGGGTCGACCATTGGGCCTATCGGCGGCACTGAGTGCCGCCAGCCTGCTCATCCTGCCCCCCTTCGCCCTGGTTCCGGAAGTGGTGTGTGACCTTTACGACTCCTTTGATCGATCATTTTTTTGGGACACCTGACCGAAGGGGCGAGACCGACCGTGCGCCGGGACCGGCCGGAGCGGGTCAGGGCCGGTGGGCCGGCTCCGGAGCGGGCGCGTGGGACAAGGGGCGGCCCCCGAGACGGAAGGACAGGGCCGTACAGCGCCGGCCGGCCGACACCGTGCGGACGGCCTGGCCGATCGCCTTGCGGGAGCCGACGAGGACGACCAGCTTCTTGGCCCGGGTGACCGCCGTGTAGAGGAGGTTGCGCTGGAGCATCATCCAGGCCCCCGTGGTGACCGGGATCACCACCGCGGGGTACTCGCTGCCCTGGGAACGGTGGATCGTCACCGCGTACGCGTGGGCCAGCTCGTCCAGTTCGTCGAAGTCGTACGGCACCTCCTCGTCCTCGTCCGTCAGCACCGTCAGACGCTGTTCGACCGGATCGAGCGAGGTCACGACGCCCACGGTGCCGTTGAAGACACCGTTCTCGCCCTTCTCGTAGTTGTTGCGGATCTGGGTGACCTTGTCGCCGACGCGGAAGACCCGGCCGCCGAAGCGCTTCTCGGCGAGCTCGGGGCGCGCGGGCGTGATCGCCTGCTGGAGCAGGCCGTTGAGGGTGCCCGCGCCGGCCGGCCCCCGGTGCATCGGCGCCAGCACCTGCACGTCACGGCGCGGGTCGAGCCCGAACTTGGCCGGAATCCGCCGTGCCACCACGTCCACCGTCAGCCGCCCGGTCTCCTCGGTGTCGTCCTCGACGAAGAGGAAGAAGTCCTTCAGGCCGTCGGTGACCGGGTGCTGCCCGGAGTTGATCCGGTGGGCGTTCGTCACCACCCCGGACTGCTGGGCCTGGCGGAAGATCCGGGTCAGCCGGACCGACGGGACGGGGCCGCCCTCGGCGAGCAGGTCCCGCAGGACCTCGCCCGCGCCCACGCTGGGGAGTTGGTCGACGTCTCCCACGAACAGGAGGTGGGCGCCCGGCGGCACCGCCTTGGCCAGCTTGTTGGCGAGCAGCAGGTCGAGCATGGAGGCCTCGTCCACGACCACCAGGTCGGCGTCCAGCGGCCGGTCCTTGTCGTACGCCGCGTCCCCGCCCGGCTTCAGCTCCAGCAGCCGGTGCACCGTCGAGGCCTCGGCCCCCGTCAGCTCGGCGAGCCGCTTGGCCGCGCGGCCCGTGGGCGCGGCGAGGACCACCTTCGCCCGCCTGGCGCGCGCCAGTTCCACGATCGAGCGGACCGTGAACGACTTGCCGCAGCCGGGGCCTCCGGTGAGCACGGCGACCTTCCTGGTCAGCGCCAGCCGCACGGCCTCCTCCTGCTCGGGCGCCAACTCCGCGCCCGTACGCCCCTCGAGCCAGGTCAGCGCCTTGTCCCAGGCCACGTCCCGGAAGCCGGGCATCCGGTCCTGGTCGGTGCGCAGCAGGCGCAACAGCTGTGCGGAGAGGGACAGTTCGGCGCGGTGGAAGGGCACCAGATAGACGGCCGTCACCGGCTCACCGCCGTCGGGACCGGGCACCTTCTCCCGTACGACACCGGGCTCCACGTCGCCCTCCGGGGGAGCCGCGAGTTCGGCCAGGCACTCGATGACCAGGCCCGTGTCCACCTGGAGGAGCTTCACCGCGTCCGCGATCAGCCGCTCCTCCGGGAGATAGCAGTGCCCCTGGTCGGTGGACTGCGAAAGGGCGTACTGGAGGCCCGCCTTGACG
It encodes:
- a CDS encoding citrate synthase: MSDNSVVLRYGDGEYTYPVIDSSVGDKGFDIGKLRAQTGLVTLDSGYGNTAAYKSAITYLDGEQGILRYRGYPIEQLAERSTFLEVASLLINGELPNVDELSTFKNEITQHTLLHEDVKRFFQGFPRDAHPMAMLSSVVSALSTFYQDSHNPFDEKQRHLSTIRLLAKLPTIAAYAYKKSIGHPFVYPRNDLGYVENFLRMTFSVPAQEYELDPVVVSALDKLLILHADHEQNCSTSTVRLVGSSQANMFASISAGISALWGPLHGGANQSVLEMLEGIQASGGDVDSFIRKVKNKEDGVRLMGFGHRVYKNFDPRAKIIKAAAHDVLSALGKSDELLDIALKLEEHALSDDYFVSRSLYPNVDFYTGLIYRAMGFPTEMFTVLFALGRLPGWIAQWHEMIKEPGSRIGRPRQIYTGVVERDFVPVEAR
- a CDS encoding ATP-dependent RecD-like DNA helicase translates to MSKQEGTGARQQAVLEGVLERITYANEESGYTVARVDTGRGAGDLLTVVGALLGAQVGESLRMEGRWGSHQQYGKQFTVENYTTVLPATVQGIRRYLGSGLVKGIGPVFADRITQHFGLDTLRIIEEEPKRLIEVPGLGPKRTKKIADAWEEQKAIKEVMLFLQSVEVSTSIAVRIYKKYGDASISVVRNQPYRLAADVWGIGFLTADRIAQSVGIPHDSPERVKAGLQYALSQSTDQGHCYLPEERLIADAVKLLQVDTGLVIECLAELAAPPEGDVEPGVVREKVPGPDGGEPVTAVYLVPFHRAELSLSAQLLRLLRTDQDRMPGFRDVAWDKALTWLEGRTGAELAPEQEEAVRLALTRKVAVLTGGPGCGKSFTVRSIVELARARRAKVVLAAPTGRAAKRLAELTGAEASTVHRLLELKPGGDAAYDKDRPLDADLVVVDEASMLDLLLANKLAKAVPPGAHLLFVGDVDQLPSVGAGEVLRDLLAEGGPVPSVRLTRIFRQAQQSGVVTNAHRINSGQHPVTDGLKDFFLFVEDDTEETGRLTVDVVARRIPAKFGLDPRRDVQVLAPMHRGPAGAGTLNGLLQQAITPARPELAEKRFGGRVFRVGDKVTQIRNNYEKGENGVFNGTVGVVTSLDPVEQRLTVLTDEDEEVPYDFDELDELAHAYAVTIHRSQGSEYPAVVIPVTTGAWMMLQRNLLYTAVTRAKKLVVLVGSRKAIGQAVRTVSAGRRCTALSFRLGGRPLSHAPAPEPAHRP